Within the Eucalyptus grandis isolate ANBG69807.140 chromosome 1, ASM1654582v1, whole genome shotgun sequence genome, the region CTGGGGCGGCACGGTTTGGATGACGCCCATCCTTGGCGCTTACATTGCTGATGCTTATCTTGGACGTTACTGGACTTTCATTTTCGGATCCGTCATTTATCTCATGGTATTGCACATGTATTTGCATTCATTTACGTGGTTACGTATACAAATTCGGTCTCTAACGCGATTAACAAATGCATAGGGCATGTCCCTCCTAACGCTGGCGGTGTCGGTGCCATCGCTGAGGCCTCCATCGTGCGACCCAGCGATCAAAGAAGAGGAATGTGACAAACGTGCCTCGGCCCTCCAGATTGGAATCTTCTACTTGGCCCTCTACATAATAGCGGCTGGGACGGGCGGGACCAAGCCCAACATCTCGACCATGGGCGCCGACCAGTTTGACGACTTCGAGCCCAAGGAGAGGGCCCAAAAGCTCTCGTTCTTCAACTGGTGGATGTTAGGCATCGTCTTCGGGACACTATTCGCAACCACAGTCTTGATCTATATACAAGATAACGTCGGTTGGGCATTAGGGTATGGCCTTCCCACGCTAGGGCTTGCATTGTCAGTCCTGGTCTTCTTGGTGGGCACTCCATTTTATAGGCACAAAGCGCCCTCAGGAAGCCCGTTGACAACGATGGCTCAGGTGTTGGTGGCGTCGATCAGGAAGCGGAAGTTGCCTGTTCCGGAGTGATCCGAAGGAGCTTTATGAATTGAGCCACGAACAATACGCGGAGTTGAAGAAATTCCCGATCGATCACTCTATTTCTTTGAGGTTCACACTTCCCTAATTCTACGGTTTATAATTAGATagttttttcgaaataaatcaTGACAGTTTCATGTCACGTGTGTAGATTTCTTGACAAAGCCGCGGTGAAGATTAATTCAAGCTCGCCGTGGATGCTATGTCCCGTGACCCGAGTAGAGGAAACCAAGCAGATGGTCAAAATGCTCCCAATCCTAGCGCTGACGTTCATCCCAAGCATGATATTTACCCAGGTGCTAACGCTCTTCGTCAAGCAGGGCGAAACCCTGAACCTACACATGGGCCCGCACTTCCGGATCCCTCCGGCCTGCCTCACCGCGTTTGTCACGATCTTCATGATCATAGGCATCCCCATCTACGACCGGTTCTTGGTCCCTGCTGTCAGGCGCTATACCAAGAACCCTAGAGGCATCACATTGCTGCAGAGAATGGGGATAGGCATCGTCTTCCACGTGATCACAATGGTCGCCGCTTGTCTCGCCGAGAAGTGGAGGCTGACCGTCGCCAGAGAGAACGGTATTTACGGTCAGTCCCAAACAGTCCCTCTCACCATCTTCATCCTCCTGCCACAGTACGCTCTCATGGGAGTGGCCGAAACCTTTGTTGAAGTGGCGAAGCTCGAGTTCTTCTACGACCAAGCGCCAGAGGGCATGAAAAGTCTAGGAGCATCTTACTACACTAGTAGTTTAGGTATCGGGAACTTCCTAAGTAGTATTATTCTCCAGGTGGTCTCACGAATTACCGAGGAACACGGCCACAAGAGTTGGGTCTTGGACAACCTTAACATCTCCCACCTCGACTACTACTATGCACTCTTGGCGGTCCTCACGTTTCTCAATTTTCTCGTGTTCCTTGTTGTGGCCAAGCTGTTCGTCTACAATGAAGAAGTCACCTTGGATAAAGAGATGGAAGCTTTGCTTGCTAATTCAGCTGATCAGGAGGCCGTGTCTGTCGGATGAAGACATAAAATACTGTATACGCATATAATGGTTTGTAAGCTCGATATAGAGTAAGCTTTATTACATATAGTTGAGAGAAActttattttcttgtgattaACAGTTCGTCAAAAATTTAGTCGCGCAGAACTCATAATGACCGAAATTCCTGGTAGTTTTTTTCTCACGAGATTGCACACTTCTCCTGTGAGGGGCAGTATGAAACTTTGGGCAAACAGCAAAAATACAGGGAATTCCATAGAAACactttaaataatgaaaattgagGTTTATGGAGGACTAAAAGATGAATCAAGCTAACTATGGATACCTTATGGGAAGAAAAAGAGGCTATGGAAAATAGTATACTATTTTATCACAGAGGGAACAGTGACTTCAGCTCTTTTAAAGGCCAAGAGCAGCGCacgggaaagagaaaagagatggaaagaaaagaaagaaagaggaaaaaaaaaaaaggggtttcgTACGTACTTGTCAGTAGAGCCTCACCAAGCCAGAGTTATTTCAATTCCCAACACTGAAtaagagtgcgtttggtaacatttttgtttaaaaattgtttttagaacgagaaatagaaaaaaaaagtatttatgcttgaacaatttttgaacaaaaaacacgtttagtaaatgcttctagaaatataaaaagaatagaaacacgtttggtaaatttgtataatttttttatttcttttaattttttaatatttttattttattttttctattttctttcttatttttatttttttcttatttcttatttcttttttcttttttcttatttctttttcctttttcttcttttggccggtcacacagcctcggccatggccggcgaccggccgacgagggtcgacgacctcgcccggccgacgacgaggctcaccggccaccgggcgagctcggcctcggcgaatctgggcgagatcgagctcgcccagcccctcgaggtcggcctcgccttggttgggcgagctcgagctcgccccagatcggcgaggccgagcctcaccggggccggcgacgctccggcaaggtcatcggccctcgacggcgtcgcggccctcaacggccggtcaccggccatggccgaggccggcgaccggccaaagaaaaagaaagaaaaagaagaagaaaaagaaagaagaaaatggaaaagagagaaaaagtgttcctaaattttgttcccgaaacaataaacaactttttttttgtttcttgtttccgttCCGATGTGtttctaagaacaaaaaaataattttggaacaaaaacacaaacaaacgcgtttgttcctttttgttcccgaacaaaaaaaaaatttgtgttcctgggaacaaaaacacattttaacaaacaggccctaagtgTTCTCACCCTTTGTTCTTCCAATTGGAGAAATTTTCGGAATTGGGGTTttaacttcaaaattttatgaaattcaagCCTTGAAATCCAATATCCAAGTTGCTAGGTCATGGGATttcattggaaaagaaaaaatgattaaaactTGGAAAAGGTTCATTTATTAGAAACATGATcaaatgtcaaaatatttatatttaaatcatatttaaataatgataaaagataattacataaaaggaaaataaaggaatTTTCTTGTTGTTCTCCTCTTGTCACgaagaaagtaataaatatCAATTGTTGATTCAATCTCATAGCAAGTGGATCAAAGCTttaaaatatacttaaaatTTTCCTTAGAAAAAATCTAATGTGAGTTTGAAAGTGCAGAATGTGAACATAAATTTTCTACCCCATCTTACAATTCCtattaaaatgtaaaaagtttCAATCTACTTATCTAGccaatttgataaataaataaataaatgggcgATTTACTGTCTATTCATAAGCTGTCATAACTAGGAATTTCTAACATTTATACtgtgaaaatgataaaataagaGAGACTATAGAAATAAAGGTAGTTTTGTTAATAAggtaaatttaaaaaagaaatgttaaatTGAAGAGAAAGATGGATATTTTGGCCAATAAGTTAACAAAAGAAGTGTCTTAGCTAAAATGGGAATGGAAATAACACcatcccttttttcttttttctttttgtgttgcGGCAAATATGTATTTCAATATGAGAGAAAATcccacaaaaaatcctaaattttttctttcttggaaaCACCAATTCCCCAAACAGTACCAAGAACGCAAAAATACCTCCCATCACAATTTTATCTATAATAGTCTTAAAAAACCGACGTGGCAATATGTGGACAACGCCTCGTCAATTTTTTTACTACTATAATGGAGGGAAGTCTGATGAAAGGTATTTTTGGGTCATAGATATAATCTTGGGGTGATTgtgagatgaaaagaaaagtctGGGGATTAGTGTCCCAcggaaaaaaagtttaggactacattACTTAAACCAAAAGCACAATCAGTATTACAGCTCTATCATGCTACATCGTAATAGTTATTTTATTACAGCCGTATTCTATTACTATAACTAAACAAGCTAATAGAATATTTTGTCATTGGAAAGGaataaaacaaacctaaaaagaaaattgtccaaaaagtacTAACTTATTGTACAATAGCTGATTtagtaataaatattttaatttaaccaatttaatcttatatcttttgaaaatttgctaatataatttatttttgttggcAATCTTGCTTGGAAATCGCCAATGTAGATAATAGTCATCCTATGTAGCACGATCGTAAGTTTAACAACATtgatacaaataatttttttttttataccgaGGATCCGATTTGGCACACCTTACAGGTGCTCACGGCCCATGAAGGACCACCGACTATACCTCAGGCGGCGCTAACGCTGGGACCCACCACCACGACGCCGCACTTAAGACCACTAATGAATGTGCAATATGCAAATCGTGGGATTCGAACTCTCACCCTACCGTGAAGAGGGTTTGAGCACATACCAACACAACCACTGAATGGGGTGGTTGATGCAAacaattttgtagttttttttttaaaattgatttttgatattgtttctcatcttcttctttttctttccactaTGCATCTTCCTAGAagggtaaagaaaaaaaaaaaaaaaattataaaattttttagaaagatttaaaaaattgcaaaatttgtccACATAAGAATGGACCATCCGCTAGTCATGCCACAAAAGCCGGCACACATCCATGTCAATAATTCCCAataaatttgatcaaaaaaattatgttggcaaatcgtcaaaagatttagtaccgatcaaagaaaaaaatttagtacTAACTCAGTCACCGTGGTCTAtaactttttgacaattatcCTAACAAAGGAATGGCCATTCCGGCCCTATTCCAATACATTCCTAACATAGATTTGTCATCAACTTTTAGAATAGCAATTCCTTTGTGGGCCCATCTTAGCGGTGAGCATTGGTCTAGGGTTAATCTTAGGCCGACCTTAGATCGGCTCAACTCTATCGGtcttggtccggttccaagggAGACGGGATCAGTCCTTAATTCTAGGATTCCTAGA harbors:
- the LOC104455583 gene encoding LOW QUALITY PROTEIN: protein NRT1/ PTR FAMILY 5.2 (The sequence of the model RefSeq protein was modified relative to this genomic sequence to represent the inferred CDS: deleted 1 base in 1 codon), which produces MARKVEEKGSAHRDDYTQDGTMDLKGRPILRSKRGRWKACCFIIGYEAFERMAYYGIATNLVTYLTKKLHEGTVTSSNNVTNWGGTVWMTPILGAYIADAYLGRYWTFIFGSVIYLMGMSLLTLAVSVPSLRPPSCDPAIKEEECDKRASALQIGIFYLALYIIAAGTGGTKPNISTMGADQFDDFEPKERAQKLSFFNWWMLGIVFGTLFATTVLIYIQDNVGWALGYGLPTLGLALSVLVFLVGTPFYRHKAPSGSPLTTMAQVLVASIRKRKLPVPEDPKELYELSHEQYAELKKFPIDHSISLRFLDKAAVKINSSSPWMLCPVTRVEETKQMVKMLPILALTFIPSMIFTQVLTLFVKQGETLNLHMGPHFRIPPACLTAFVTIFMIIGIPIYDRFLVPAVRRYTKNPRGITLLQRMGIGIVFHVITMVAACLAEKWRLTVARENGIYGQSQTVPLTIFILLPQYALMGVAETFVEVAKLEFFYDQAPEGMKSLGASYYTSSLGIGNFLSSIILQVVSRITEEHGHKSWVLDNLNISHLDYYYALLAVLTFLNFLVFLVVAKLFVYNEEVTLDKEMEALLANSADQEAVSVG